DNA sequence from the Callospermophilus lateralis isolate mCalLat2 chromosome 2, mCalLat2.hap1, whole genome shotgun sequence genome:
tattttgacatagagtctcactgagttgctcagtatggcctccaacttgtgatccttctgcttcagcttctcagtagctgggattatggacATGTGCACAGCATGCCTAGCtaagaaataaaactttaaaaaacgtAATtgtaagataatttttttaatcttttttttatagataagaaaacttATGGTGAAATTCTTGAAGAATTCCATCCAGTGCGttgaagtcttcaaaatatttgctCCCATTTACTAAGATGTTTCTAAATTTTATGGAACATATTTCCTCCATGACAGCCGAAGTTTATGTTAATCTGTATAACACCTATAATTAAAGTAGTTATCATGAACAAGTATTCTgactcttattttttcattttaagaagaaatatggctggagttgtggctcagtggtagcacgctcgcctagcaagcacgaggccctgggttcgatcctcagccacataaaaacaaacagataaagtattgtgtccaactacaactaaaaaataaatatttaaaaagaaaagaaaaaagtagttcATCATAGAGTGGTCACTTTCCATTGACCCAGTTTTAAGAGATTCGGAAGATTTTTAAATGGAGtttaggggctgaggatgtggcttagtggtagagtgcttacataacatttgtgaggtcctgggttgaaTCCCAATACCACAAAATAATAAATGGAGTTTAGTTCCAATCAGAACTAAACTCCATTTATTCTGATCAGATTTGGAAAACTTCAGCCCATGGACCAACTCTGGCCCACtgtcaataaagttttattgaaacacagCCACTTTCATTTGTGTATATGGCTGCTTTCATACTACAACAGCAGGGTCAAGTAGTTATGACAGAGCTTATAGCATGCAAGGCCTAAAATAGTTAATATCTGACCTTTTTCAGAAAAGGATTGCCAGCTTCTGTTCTAATGTAAAATAAGCCAGATTATAAAGGGTTTTGTGAATCAGATCATTTTAACTTGATTCCTTAAGTATGGGGAATTCAGTAAAAGGGTTTTAATTGGAATAATGGTCAGGTTTGTATTTCTGAGCCCCCTTTGCAACAATATATAGGGTGGTTTGGAAGGAAGACACTTAAGGCAAGCACAGTTAAACATCTGATACTGCACAGGAGTGTGCTCTTAGGTGAATCATCCTGGACAAAGTGAGCTCAGCTAGCACAGTCTACAGTGGAGCTTGACACAGTCAGAAGTAAAAGCACCTTCCTGGAAGGAGGTGGTTCTTTATAGTCAAATCCAAAtgtttgccaggcacagtggagcacacctgtaatcccagcaactttgagactgaggcagaaggatcacaaattctaagcctccacaatttagcgaaaccctgtctcaaaaaataaaaaggggtctggggttatagctagtagtagagcatttgcctcacatgtgtgaggcactggtttgattctcagcactgcatataaataaataaggtccattgacaacaaaaaaaaatttttaaaaataaataaaagttgtaaagtgcccctgggttttaaagttcccagtaccaccaccaccccggccccccaaaaaaattctaaaaagcttGTCCAAAAAGCTGAAATCTTATAATCGGTAGTTTGGGGAACATTTGTAAAATTGTATACATGATTTCAAAGCAGAAGTTTTCTGggaaaaataaagttattctaTTTACTTGAGTATCGCTTGTAAAAAGTAAGACATTGGAGAAAGTGCTTTTGAAATAATAAAGAGATGTACAAATACAaggtattttttctttattgctaCTGCAATAAATAGGTTTATAGTTCTTGCTCAGCCTCATCAGTGGTTGGCAGGCGTAACAGTGAGGTACTCATCCCGAGGGACTCCTGCTACCTCAGTTAAGGACTAAAGCAAATACATAGGGGAAGGTGGGAGAAAAATCAGTCTATTACAATCTGATAATTTCTCATATACCAAGTTCTTTTGATTCATCTCGTTTCATTTTTGTAACTTTGTGAGGTAAGTTGTCCTCATTTTATACATGAGGTTACTTAGGCTCCAGTGGGTGAATAATGCCTGAggtcacagggtggatgactgccaAGAGGAGGGAAGTGAACTTTGGTCATAGGCTAACACCTCTGCTCTTCTGTGACATACTAGACTAACTTTGTCTACTCCCTCATGAACCACTGGCCACCACCCTGAGCTGGTAAGAGGATTAAATGGAGTTGTGAATAGCAACACATCCTAAAGGTGAGCCAAGGACTGGAGGTCACAAATTGATGCTCAGAGGGAGGTAGGGAAGCATCCCAGAGACACAAGTTGCCTTCACTTCAGCTGCAGGTCCAGGTGTTTCTGGAATCAGGGCTGACACACTGCTGCAAGTCCTCATCACAGTCTGCATTCTCTCATGTAAAGTGATCTGTGGAGTGCAGAAAATTTTAAAGAACCAAATGAGTCTAAATTCAACAAGGCACTGTGATATACCTATTAAAATAGGAAGAGCAAGGGGAATAAGTTTTGTCACTGCTGCTGGAAAACTGGCAACACTTCAGCTGTGAAGAAGAACCAGATTCTCAGCTGGGATCACTCATCTGGTTTTTCCTCTACATTTAGTGGAAACTGAGATGCAGAAAGGTCAAATAGGTTCTCTAGgatattacaaaagaaaatggcaGAGCCAAGAAAAGAGCCCAGATTTTTCAATATCTGCCAAACCATACTTTGACCATGAATAAAAATGAGGTTAAGGTATGTTGAAATACTGTAGTATAGAATAGCTGCTGTGGCCTTTATGACTATTTGTTTGGTCAAGAAGTTGGATTttactgggtgtggtggctcacacctttaatccctatggctcaagagactgaggcaggaggctcacgagTTCATCAGCAAAAGcgatgtgctaagcaactctgtgaaacccatctctaaataaaatacaaaacagtgctggggatgtgactcagaggccaagtgtccctgagttcaatccccagtaccaaaaaaaaaaaaaaaaagaagttggatTTCTACCAGGTCTTCCATCTCCAATTCTCTTCTGCAATCTACGCCCTAAGGAGCACAGAAAATCCATCAATGTAGAGAAAAGAACAAGaatacagggctgggattgtagctcagtggtggagcacttgcctagcacatttgaggcactgggttcaatcctcagcaccgcataaaataaataaaagtattgtgttcatctacaactaaaactattTTTCAAAGTAATGATAATTTATTAGACAGTTAATATACAAGTGATTTAAGTAGTACTCAAATGCcagttgttattttttattactaTCATGATGCAGTGAAGAAACTGAAACACAAAGAAGTGAAGTGGCTTTCTCAAGGtctcagctcagtggtagaagcagGACATGAACCCAGAGCTCAGCTCTTCTGAGGCCCCCTGGCTGTTGATCCAGTTCAATTTAATTCAAGAAGAAACTCTGGAAGGCAGCCAAGAAAATCTCAAGGAGAGAGAAAAGCAGCATTGAAGTTGACCGTTTGGGTTTGAGATGGAGAAACGAAAACAGCTGGGAAAGTACCTGGAAAGAATTCTCTATAGACTTTGTGGGTAGGGAGGGCATGTCTATTCTCCATCATTACAGAGTGGGAGAGAGTAGGTATCATGGAAAGAGCACTCAGCTCAAAGCTGAGGTCAGTCTtgcttttatcttattttttttatattgaaatagggtctcacaagttgccaaggctggcttcaaacttgggatcctcctgcctcagccttctgaatcactgggattgcaggcatgtgccatgtgCCTAGCTTTAATCACATACTTAAAGAAGTTGACAACGAGAACATTCATACAGGTATAAGCATTCACATACTTACCAATAAATGCACACAGACACATTTGTGCCCATGAGTTATGCATCACAGGCCACTTTTTTCTTGTCTCCATAATAGTTCACTGCCATTACTCATCAATACTGAGTCAGAAGACTAGGAAGGTGAGCCCAGTCTTGAGCCTTCCCCAGGTGATTCCAATGGCCACCTGATGTGTGGTGACTCTGTCTGAGAGCCAACCTGCTCCTCTCTTGTTAGATTGCACCACCACTCCCTCTTCCCCGGGAATATCCCTCCATGGACCCGGACCCTTTAGCATAGCCACCATTACCTTCCCTAGAGTCGGAGGCCTACAGGACCTGTCCCGTCATTTCCTGGTattttcttgtcacttcctgagcTTTCACAGTCAGGTGAGTAAGGATACGATGGAGGCTGGAGAAGTGCACATGGAACTGGGTTTCCAGGTCCAGCTCCCCGGAGACCTCTTCCTTGGCCTCCTCTGTCTCGGCAGCTTCCTTTCCAGCCTCATCCGCTTTGCGGCCGGCCACCTTGGCCTGCCACTCCTCCCTCGGCAGGAGCCCATGTTCCACATCCATCCGGATGGTCTTGAGCATGGTGAAGTAGGTGTAGAGATCAGGGGCCCCCATCTGGGCCTGGCCGCCATGTCCACCCAGTTGCACATCCCTCAGAAGGCTGGGGATCATCACCACCTGCTCCATGTTGCACACCACAGCCAAGTACCGGTCCACAACGGCCAACAGGCAGTTTTTAGGGTAGCGCTTGGTTAGTACCGGCATGGTTGCCTGCTTTTACACAATGAGTTGGGAAGACTGCCCCAGCACTATTTCTAGGCTCTGGTTCTGACCGCAGATTGACAGGAAGCCAAGGCCCAGTCATTGGGTCAACACAGCCCTGTTTTAAGCCAATCCCAGGGTTTGGGTCCCAAGGTCTGTATCAGGTGATCCACTGCCCAGGGACAGACCCGCCAGCCTTTTGCTTGTCATTTCAGTTCTACAAGACTGCCTCAGTAAGAGCCCAGCTCTTCCACTGGCAGCTTGCAGAACTAGTTAAAGCAAAGCTTTTCCCTTTGGCAACAGACGCACTTGACCGCAGGAAAGTCAGTAATCCTTTCAGATCACCTGAGGTCAAACTGAGTCTTTGCTACCCTCTGAAAGCACAAAGCTTACTTCTTCAACCCAGAGTAACTGTGAAATGAACACGGGAAGAGTGTCATGAAATGAAATAGTTTGGTGTGGGGCAAAGAGCACTGAAGCGGGGGCCAGAAGTCTAGAAAGAAGGGGTCTGGATGTTGGCCATGCTCATGTCCCCGACAATCTTCCTTATAGAGGGTGCTTTTCCACCATGAACTTGACTAGGAACAAAACTCTTAATAAGATGCATTAGCCTTGTGTTACCTCAATCAGTCAGCAGGGTAAAGAATTTGCATAAAATTGTTTCCTAAACTGTGAGCAGAAAACAGCAATTTTTCCAAGTTAATTAattctaaaaattaattttaagggctagggatgtaggtcAGTAGTATAGTATTTGCCTAACATGTGAGGGCCTAGGTTTGATCATCAGTCACACCCCCTTACTTCCTCCCCCCAAAAAGAATTTGACTAcctaaagctgggcatggtggctcatgctgataatcccagcaatttgggaggctgaagcaagaggatagaaagtcaaggccagcctgggcaacttggtgagatctgggctggggtgtagctcagtggtagagtgcccgcctcgcacatgtgaggcactgggtttgatcctcagcaccacataaaaataaacaaagatattgtgtccaactacacctaaaaaaaatattaaaaaaaaaaaaagatctgagtagagcatccctgagttaaatccccagtaccataaaaacaaaaaacaaaaaatatctcTTAGTAAGCCTTTGATGAATTCACTTCTAGTCTTCTAACATTGTTTTTTCCTTGACTGAGGaaaaattttttcaaatattttctcctcaagaaaacaggacTTCTGGaaatggagttgtggctcagtggtagagtgcttgcctagcatgcatgaggccctgggttctattctcagcacccaccacatacacataaataaaataaaggtccatcaacaactaaaaaaatatttaaaaaaaagaaaataggactTCTGGGCTGGGCAAGGTAgaacatgcctacaatcccagttatttgggaagataaggcaggaggatcacaaattcaaggcccatcatggcaactcagtgagaccctgtctcaaaattaaaaaggctggggatgtaactcggtggtagagaacccctgggttcagtccttggtattaggagaagggaaaaaaaaaaggaaggaaaaatagaaATGGGGCTTCTCTTGTATACAAATCTCTAGGGCTGCTAAGCAATGGGTATAGACATTTTTCATAAGGCTGGACAGTGTCACTGGGTTCTGGAGCTACCCACAGGCCTCTTGGGATACAGCCAGGCTCCACACAATCAACTGAAAGGTTTGGAAATCTCTGAAGGGGAGGCCTTTGCTGCCCTGGTTTTGTAACTCCTTCTGAATTTAGGTCCAGTCCCTAAGGGCATTACTCCCTGTGTTAGTTCTTACATTTTTCACCCAGCCCCAGGGTTACAAACTAAGAACTGGAAACATGGTGTTCTGCTCGTGGTCAGGGCATGCTGAAGTTGGCATGAGGGCTTGCCAGGAGTGGCCTAGCAGCTGCCTCCTGATTCTTTTGCCCAATGACCTGGATTACCCCTAGGCCTCCCTTGCCCCATGTATAAAACTGAGAGGGCTGAACTTTGTTAAGGTCTCTCCACTTCAGATTTTTAGACTCCTCCCAAGCACATGGCTAGTATATCTCACTGTTATTCTGCCTATGTGCGCATTTTAATCCCATCTGAGGCCATTCTATTTCCAGACATGTTCCTGAGCTTGAACTAGagaaatgaatgagtaaatcaaGTGGAAAGGGAGAGAGTGACTTAGCAATTAGGCAACTAAATGGCCTCTGTATGAATAAGTGTAGAACACAAGGAGGCCTGGGAAGGAATGAGGGAGGGTCTGGCTGACCAGGGTCCCCTGGCCAGCAGGCTAAAGACTGAGACTGCCTCTAGGTCTCCCTAGAAGACAGAAGGACTTAGTTAAAATGTTGCCAGTCATGTGTCAGGGTAGAAGACAGACATGGAGTGCTAAAGGGACAGGCTGGACTCAGGGAGGTTCTAGGTGtgggaagagaaagaaagcaggaaATGTGTTTCAGAGGTTATAGTATATTTCCTCCTCTCAAAGATGCCGCATCCGGTCCAGCAGGGCCATCACAGGTGGAAAATCCCAGCAAagatgggggaaggaagcagCAAAAGCTGGACTAGACCTCAAGCTTCATTGGATTTCCCAAGTCTTTCCTCCCACCAC
Encoded proteins:
- the Thrsp gene encoding thyroid hormone-inducible hepatic protein, with the protein product MPVLTKRYPKNCLLAVVDRYLAVVCNMEQVVMIPSLLRDVQLGGHGGQAQMGAPDLYTYFTMLKTIRMDVEHGLLPREEWQAKVAGRKADEAGKEAAETEEAKEEVSGELDLETQFHVHFSSLHRILTHLTVKAQEVTRKYQEMTGQVL